CCCCCCTCGATGCTATTTAAAGCCGACAGCCCCCTGATTAGGCGAGGAGCTGAGGATCGAGGAGGTGGCTGGGGCCCCTAGGGCCAGCGGCGTTGCTTAGAGCTCTTCTAAAATCCCTCTACGCCTTAGCTTCCCCTCCAAGCTCTTTACGTCGCGCTCTAGCTTAGCGACCTCCTCCTCTATGCTGAACTTAGGCTTGGGCAGTAGCCTATCTTCTAAGCCGCACCTGCCGTTAACTAGCAGGGCCTTCACTTCGCAGAACGCGAACTTACACCTAGCCCCTTGGCACGGCTCTCGGTCCATGTTGCAGAGCGGTAGAAGCTTCGCCTCCTCCCTCCCTCTACGCTTATCGTACTTATCGTACCGCGGCTCCCTAGGCCCCCTAGGTATTAAGGCGCGGCTGCTACATTTAAAGTGAGGACAGGTGGGTTGGCAGAGCTTACTTACAATGGGCGCCACCCTCGACATGTCCTCCTACCTCTGTACGGCGCCCTCGACCTGAAGCACTGGGCGGGGTTATAAAGCTAGCTTCTACTCCACCTCTACCTTCTCCCTCCTAACTTCAGCGGCGCCTCCTACTTCGCCTAGGATCTTTAGCTGAGCGTCTATAAGCTCTCTAGCTAAGACTAGGAGTAGGGCGTAGGCGCTTAGTGCTGCGCTGAAGAGCGTCTTGAGCATGGGCAGCGCCATAGCCAACTGGGTCCTTAGGAGCTCAGCCACGCCTCCCACACGCTCCTCCCTACCCAACCTCCTCCTCGAAGTAGACGTGCAGCTCCCTCTCAATAAGCTTAGCCCTGGAGAGCTTCATGGTGTACGTGATCGCTGGGAGGGGTATGAAGCACCTAACCTCGCCTACCTTAGTCTCTATCTTTATCATTAGCTCGTCGCCCACCCTCTCGACTTCGCACTCGTCCTTGTTTACGAAGGGCATCGGGATCTTTAACACGAGCCGCCCCCCCTCGCCCTCGATAGTGAAGGCCGGGCCTTTGTGGAAGACCCTTAGCGGGTCGTCGCCCTCGAACACCTCCTCTCCACACCTCCTAAGCATTTCGAGCCCCCTTAGCTCAGAGCTAAACAGCCTAACCTTCCTAATAGGGAGGGGGTAGAAGGAGACCTCCACCTCAACTAAGTACCTCTCTTGAGCCTCCCTCCACCTCCTAAAGAAGGGGTCGTGGACCTCCGGGGGGAGCACCTTGTTAATTATCACTAGGTCGGTGTTTATGCCGTACAGGCTGGCGGTCATGTAGGCCCTCTTAGCATTTTCTATGCTAAAGGAGTCTGGGTTGGCGACCAGCCTAAGGCTAGTTTTCTCTTGATCAATGAGGACCCTCTTAAGCTCCTCGATTTTCTCGATTAGCTCTACGTCAGCCCTAATTACCTCCTTCGAGGGGGCGGGG
The nucleotide sequence above comes from Candidatus Nezhaarchaeota archaeon. Encoded proteins:
- a CDS encoding ArsA family ATPase translates to MRVIVYTGKGGTGKSALSCATALRAAEAGSDVLVMSSDPAHTLSDLLEARVGHEPTKVADHLWALQVDPLKEVRERYRVVQDYVAKVFMSKGLDETLAFEVASLPNMTPFLSMLKLVDIVEEGGFDAVLLDTVPSGEALKNLYLPMLVGPISRKLLKLASSLIGAVRVIEPILKIPAPSKEVIRADVELIEKIEELKRVLIDQEKTSLRLVANPDSFSIENAKRAYMTASLYGINTDLVIINKVLPPEVHDPFFRRWREAQERYLVEVEVSFYPLPIRKVRLFSSELRGLEMLRRCGEEVFEGDDPLRVFHKGPAFTIEGEGGRLVLKIPMPFVNKDECEVERVGDELMIKIETKVGEVRCFIPLPAITYTMKLSRAKLIERELHVYFEEEVG